Proteins encoded by one window of Lathyrus oleraceus cultivar Zhongwan6 chromosome 1, CAAS_Psat_ZW6_1.0, whole genome shotgun sequence:
- the LOC127105455 gene encoding DAR GTPase 2, mitochondrial gives KLIWSTILHLSFAISCFVEKGKLKHATVSPEPGETKDIRSYKIASHPNIYVLDTPAVLSPKVPDIDVLSKLLLTGAIGDCLAERKETAQYFLAIHNSSGQYKKWAKLSNKDSDWVFLNSATECSTTSGLRMKQKNQIHTDHTQDDVVQVVRRTLYETVSSFEGNIRCEVEMEALIARQFTALQEVFHVFTESEEDAHVMVAGKLLNLFRTGRLGHYIFDNLPRNTH, from the exons AAACTTATTTGGAGCACCATACTACACCTTTCTTTTGCAATTTCTTGTTTTGTAGAAAAAGGAAAGTTAAAGCATGCAACTGTGAGTCCAGAACCAGGGGAAACTAAAGACATTAGAAGTTATAAG ATTGCTAGCCATCCCAATATTTATGTATTAGACACTCCAGCTGTTTTATCTCCCAAGGTTCCTGATATTGATGTTCTATCAAAATTACTCTTAACAG GAGCAATTGGGGACTGTTTGGCTGAGAGAAAAGAAACTGCTCAATATTTTCTAGCTATTCACAACTCTAGTGGTCAGTACAAGAAATGGGCGAAGTTATCAAACAAGGATAGTGACTGGGTTTTCCTTAACAGCGCAACAGAATGCTCGACTACCTCTGGGTTGCGAATGAAACAGAAAAACCAAATCCATACAGATCACACACAG GACGACGTAGTGCAGGTTGTTCGAAGAACACTCTATGAAACAGTATCATCTTTTGAAGGCAATATAAGATGTGAAGTTGAAATGGAAGCACTTATTGCTAGACAGTTTACTGCCTTGCAGGAAGTTTTCCATGTTTTTACTGAATCTGAAGAAGATGCTCATGTCATGGTTGCCGGGAAATTGCTTAATCTTTTCCGTACGGGTCGTCTTGGACATTATATTTTTGATAACCTTCCCAGAAATACTCACTGA
- the LOC127134540 gene encoding uncharacterized protein LOC127134540, protein MEDVITEAAPPSRLLEEDLNNFTPPSKPLPSPFLIFPHPQQQQPLKPNLLIIAISSTSLSLFQTILNYQTLTASLVLPELPLSDPDNTIDIHSISSNILLAAVRTSISDIRAYAVAEVLLNDRIRPDSVIILDSIQPMNHRGLLSSDEAVAFKLESSAERKKALEEKLLGGLEYYPSGSVVDGLGAAILGRCQILNLRASLCVSWPQFDSSVVLLLKDLLRQFDLGFNGDEALKFGRNRDHVFQSHLYI, encoded by the coding sequence ATGGAAGACGTGATAACAGAAGCAGCACCACCATCAAGATTACTAGAAGAAGACCTAAACAATTTCACACCACCATCTAAACCTCTTCCTTCACCCTTTCTCATCTTCCCccaccctcaacaacaacaaccccTCAAACCGAACCTCCTCATCATCGCTATCTCTTCTACTTCTCTCTCCCTCTTCCAAACCATCCTCAACTACCAAACCCTAACCGCCTCACTCGTCCTCCCTGAACTCCCTCTCTCTGATCCCGACAACACCATCGACATCCACTCCATCTCATCTAACATCCTCCTCGCCGCCGTTCGTACTTCGATCTCCGATATCCGCGCTTACGCTGTCGCTGAGGTTCTACTCAATGACCGGATCCGTCCTGATTCGGTTATTATACTCGATTCTATCCAGCCGATGAATCATCGCGGGTTACTCTCGTCTGATGAAGCTGTTGCATTCAAGCTGGAGAGCTCTGCGGAAAGGAAGAAGGCGCTTGAGGAGAAATTGTTGGGCGGGTTGGAGTATTATCCGTCTGGTAGCGTTGTTGATGGGCTTGGTGCCGCCATTCTTGGAAGGTGCCAGATTCTTAACCTTAGGGCTAGCTTGTGTGTTTCTTGGCCTCAGTTTGATTCTTCCGTTGTGTTGTTGTTGAAGGATTTGCTTCGGCAGTTTGATTTAGGTTTTAATGGTGACGAGGCTTTGAAATTTGGGAGGAATAGGGATCATGTTTTCCAATCTCATCTGTATATTTGA